From a single Brassica napus cultivar Da-Ae chromosome C9, Da-Ae, whole genome shotgun sequence genomic region:
- the LOC125593471 gene encoding ribulose bisphosphate carboxylase large chain-like: MNSKFMTCREGLMSPQTETKASVGFKAGVKEYKLNYYTPEYETKDTDILAAFRVTPQPGVPPEEAGAAVAAESSTGTWTTVWADGLTSLDRYKGRCYHIEPVPGEETQFIAYVAFPLDLFEEGSVTNMFTSIVGNVFGFKALAALRLEDLRIPPAYTKTFQGPPHGIQVERDKLNAYGRPLLGCTIKPKLGLSAKNYGRAVYECLRGGLDFTKDDENVNSQPFMRWRDSFLFCAEAIYKSQAETGEIKGHYLNATAGTCEEMMKRAIFARKLGVPIVMHDYLTGGFTTNTNLAHYCRDNGLLLHIHRAMYAVID, translated from the coding sequence atGAATTCTAAATTCATGACTTGTAGGGAGGGACTTATGTCACCACAAACAGAGACTAAAGCAAGTGTTGGATTCAAAGCTGGTGTTAAAGAGTATAAATTGAATTATTATACTCCTGAATATGAAACCAAGGATACTGATATCTTGGCAGCATTCCGAGTAACTCCTCAACCCGGAGTTCCACCTGAAGAAGCAGGGGCTGCGGTAGCTGCTGAATCTTCTACTGGTACATGGACAACTGTGTGGGCCGATGGGCTTACCAGCCTTGACCGTTACAAAGGACGATGCTACCACATCGAGCCCGTTCCAGGAGAAGAAACTCAATTTATTGCGTATGTAGCTTTCCCATTAGACCTTTTTGAAGAAGGGTCTGTTACTAACATGTTTACCTCAATTGTAGGTAACGTATTTGGGTTCAAAGCCCTGGCTGCTCTACGTCTAGAGGATCTACGAATCCCTCCGGCTTATACTAAAACTTTCCAGGGACCACCTCATGGTATCCAAGTTGAAAGAGATAAATTGAACGCGTATGGACGTCCCCTATTAGGATGTACTATTAAACCTAAGTTGGGGTTATCCGCGAAGAACTATGGTAGAGCAGTTTATGAATGTCTACGTGGTGGACTTGATTTTACCAAAGATGATGAGAATGTGAACTCTCAACCATTTATGCGTTGGAGAGACAGTTTCTTATTTTGTGCCGAAGCTATTTATAAATCACAGGCTGAAACAGGTGAAATCAAAGGACATTATTTGAATGCTACTGCGGGTACATGCGAAGAAATGATGAAAAGAGCTATATTTGCCAGAAAATTGGGAGTTCCTATCGTAATGCATGACTACTTAACAGGGGGATTCACCACAAATACTAATTTGGCTCATTATTGCCGAGATAATGGCCTACTTCTTCACATCCACCGTGCAATGTACGCTGTTATTGATTGA